Within Tenebrio molitor chromosome 3, icTenMoli1.1, whole genome shotgun sequence, the genomic segment GGATGCTTTTTTGAAAGCTGACGTCGCGTCGGTACCACTCGCTGTTGTACGCAGTATCGGCTACAGAAAAAGCCTAGAACAGCGAAATTAACACtagtcaaaaattttgatcgAGTGGTACTTCATCTATGAGATGCTGCCCGCTGACGCAGACAATGCAGAGAGACATCAACCAAGCAAAGAAGATGGCAAGCGAATCCAAAGAGAAAGTCTAGAAAAGAAAGAAGTGGAATCTTTTAGATCTGCCGTTTAAATTTACCTCCATGGATCTGTAGCCTATGCAACCGAACAGCGCGCCTGTTAGCAACACGTGAAGGAACAAGCACATCGTGTAGTGCTCATCAATTCTTTTACCAATGCTAAAACACAACAGGTAATCACAATGGATTGCGGATCTCGACGAGTACTCGAAGATGTTGATGTGGTACTCGATGCACTTCGCAAATCGTTGCTGTCTCGTCGTAACGTCTTCGGTACTGACCGCTTCGTTCAACATCAACTTCAAATGCTTGATCCTCAGCACGAGATGCTCGATTGTTTCCATGATGGCGAATGAGATGACAGCCGCCCCCTTCATCGTAAACACAACGGTGTAGAGttgcaaaagaaagaaaatttgcTTGATGGGGAAAACGTCGATATTGAAGGGCATCCAAGTTGTGGCCAACAAACCGCAGATCTCTTTGAACTCTCTTTCTTGGTTCAGCTTCTCGCAGAACCTCTTGCTGACGAAAGGCGACAAACAGACGTTTATAATGGCAAAGTCTATGAACGATTTGTACATCTTCGACAAGAGCGACAACCTTCTGTTCACCTTGTCGAAATTTTGTGGTTTTTCGAAGTTGGTAAAATCCGATAAGTCGACGTAGATCTGCGCGATTTGCTTCTGGTACCCGACGAATATCGCGATGAAGTAGTAGACCCCGACCTCTGCGATCATCATGATCAAGTCTTCGCTGATGTTGTTGGAGTTTGCTGCGGAACCTCTTTTGGTACTTTGCGGGGACAAAATGGTACTTACATTTGAGTGACACGATCAGGTGCAGAGTACTCCCAATTAGTATTATCGGTGAGGACAGGAGCATCAGGACCAATTTCACATGGTAGTACTTGTCAGGATTCAACTCTTGGTCCTTCGTGGGCCAGATGCAATTGAAGCGGAGGTAGCTTAGAGTTTCCCCGAGAATTGCGATACTCATGGTAGAAGTTTGACCGAAGTGGGTCGAGTTGGGGGGtgagaatttaatttatagAGATGCGTGCGTAAAACATACCACTCTTGTGTTATAATTATAAAGTGAATAATTAATGACACGGAATGATAATTATGGGTCCAGTTGtagagaaaaattaaataaaacacgTGGAAGGGTCGATACTAAGAATGTGCGCCTCGGGGTGGGATTAGGAGGGAAGAAAGGGTTCAAAAAGTGTGAAATCGAGTGATATCTTTGTACCAAGCAAACGAGAGGATGGTGTGGTTTTTTTATTCCGAAGAAAATCTTAAGAAATCGATATCTTGAAAgggtttatttattgaaagaCGTATGCAATAAGTACCGGGTCCCACTAGTGGGTACAAAGAAACAAAACTTCAGTCAATTCGGCTCCTAAAAGATGATTTTAAGAAGGTTTTCACTTGAAAGTCCTCTGCCATCGATCGAAATCTTCAATAATTGATGTCTGAACCGAGCGGCTGATGGCCACGCCCATGTGTTGCAAAAGACCTACACCATCATCAactatttaacaaaattatatgACGCTTTATTGCCGTCAAATTAATAGTCTGACAAGACTGATCCCTTTTTGTCTCTGCCGGTATAAATCAATTCTTCCTACAAGTGCGAAACTGGtacactttttacaaaattggcAGAGTACCAA encodes:
- the LOC138125793 gene encoding odorant receptor 4-like isoform X3, with amino-acid sequence MSIAILGETLSYLRFNCIWPTKDQELNPDKYYHVKLVLMLLSSPIILIGSTLHLIVSLKSNSNNISEDLIMMIAEVGVYYFIAIFVGYQKQIAQIYVDLSDFTNFEKPQNFDKVNRRLSLLSKMYKSFIDFAIINVCLSPFVSKRFCEKLNQEREFKEICGLLATTWMPFNIDVFPIKQIFFLLQLYTVVFTMKGAAVISFAIMETIEHLVLRIKHLKLMLNEAVSTEDVTTRQQRFAKCIEYHINIFDIGKRIDEHYTMCLFLHVLLTGALFGCIGYRSMETFSLDSLAIFFAWLMSLCIVCVSGQHLIDEAFSVADTAYNSEWYRRDVSFQKSIQIVMMRSQNPIVVHAGPFTYVSHVTILTVRIFPSLGATPRDNFVAGI
- the LOC138125793 gene encoding odorant receptor 4-like isoform X1, which translates into the protein MSIAILGETLSYLRFNCIWPTKDQELNPDKYYHVKLVLMLLSSPIILIGSTLHLIVSLKSNSNNISEDLIMMIAEVGVYYFIAIFVGYQKQIAQIYVDLSDFTNFEKPQNFDKVNRRLSLLSKMYKSFIDFAIINVCLSPFVSKRFCEKLNQEREFKEICGLLATTWMPFNIDVFPIKQIFFLLQLYTVVFTMKGAAVISFAIMETIEHLVLRIKHLKLMLNEAVSTEDVTTRQQRFAKCIEYHINIFEYSSRSAIHCDYLLCFSIGKRIDEHYTMCLFLHVLLTGALFGCIGYRSMETFSLDSLAIFFAWLMSLCIVCVSGQHLIDEAFSVADTAYNSEWYRRDVSFQKSIQIVMMRSQNPIVVHAGPFTYVSHVTILTVRIFPSLGATPRDNFVAGI
- the LOC138125793 gene encoding odorant receptor 4-like isoform X2; the encoded protein is MSIAILGETLSYLRFNCIWPTKDQELNPDKYYHVKLVLMLLSSPIILIGSTLHLIVSLKSNSNNISEDLIMMIAEVGVYYFIAIFVGYQKQIAQIYVDLSDFTNFEKPQNFDKVNRRLSLLSKMYKSFIDFAIINVCLSPFVSKRFCEKLNQEREFKEICGLLATTWMPFNIDVFPIKQIFFLLQLYTVVFTMKGAAVISFAIMETIEHLVLRIKHLKLMLNEAVSTEDVTTRQQRFAKCIEYHINIFEYSSRSAIHCDYLLCFSIGKRIDEHYTMCLFLHVLLTGALFGCIGYRSMETFSLDSLAIFFAWLMSLCIVCVSGQHLIDEAFSVADTAYNSEWYRRDVSFQKSIQIVMMRSQNPIVVHAGPFTYVSHVTILTVFKTAYTYLTLLSATSK